One segment of Candidatus Hydrogenedentota bacterium DNA contains the following:
- a CDS encoding cysteine desulfurase: METVLKRAAGALPHNTPAFDVAAIRRDFPILHTTVHGKPLVYLDNAATSQKPQAVLDAISRYYSETNANIHRGLYHLSEEATKAYDDARHKVMAFLNARLKCEIVFTRGATESINLVAQTYGREHVKAGDEILITHMEHHSNIVPWQMLCREKGARLRVAPVTDTGELDMDAFRRMITDRTRLVALTYVSNALGTVNPVGELVRIAHGNGVRVLVDGAQAVPHLPIDLLDIGCDFFVCSGHKMFGPTGIGILYGRAELLEDMPPYQSGGDMILSVRFDETTFNSLPHKFEAGTPNIAGAIGLGAAIDYVNQLGMERIAAHEAGLLQYGTEVLRSVKGVRIIGNAAHKASVLSFVMDAAHPHDIGQILDEEGVAVRAGHHCAQPLMERFDVPATARASLAFYNTKEELDVFGKALERVNEVFG, from the coding sequence ATGGAAACGGTCCTGAAGAGAGCTGCGGGCGCCTTGCCTCATAACACGCCGGCTTTCGACGTGGCGGCGATACGGCGGGATTTTCCGATATTGCATACGACGGTGCACGGCAAACCGCTGGTGTACCTGGATAATGCTGCCACCAGCCAGAAGCCGCAGGCGGTGCTCGACGCGATCTCGCGGTACTATTCGGAAACGAATGCCAACATTCACCGGGGCTTGTACCATCTCAGCGAGGAGGCGACGAAAGCGTATGATGACGCGCGCCACAAAGTGATGGCGTTCCTCAACGCCCGGCTGAAATGTGAAATTGTCTTCACGCGCGGCGCGACGGAAAGCATCAATCTGGTCGCGCAGACCTACGGACGCGAACATGTGAAGGCAGGCGACGAAATCCTGATCACGCATATGGAGCACCATTCGAACATCGTGCCGTGGCAAATGTTGTGCCGGGAGAAAGGGGCCCGCTTGCGTGTGGCGCCAGTGACCGACACCGGCGAACTGGATATGGATGCTTTCCGGCGCATGATCACGGACCGGACAAGACTTGTAGCGCTCACGTACGTGTCGAATGCGCTGGGAACGGTGAATCCCGTGGGTGAGCTGGTGCGCATCGCGCACGGCAACGGGGTGCGCGTGCTTGTCGACGGAGCGCAGGCGGTCCCGCATCTTCCGATCGACCTGCTCGACATCGGCTGCGACTTTTTCGTGTGTTCGGGCCACAAGATGTTCGGCCCTACGGGAATAGGCATTCTGTACGGACGGGCCGAACTGCTCGAGGACATGCCGCCCTACCAGTCGGGCGGCGACATGATATTGTCGGTCCGGTTTGACGAGACCACGTTCAATTCGCTGCCGCACAAGTTTGAGGCGGGCACGCCCAATATCGCCGGGGCGATCGGGCTCGGCGCCGCAATCGACTACGTGAATCAGTTGGGCATGGAACGCATCGCGGCGCATGAGGCCGGACTGCTCCAGTACGGAACCGAGGTGTTGCGTTCGGTGAAGGGCGTGCGAATCATAGGTAACGCCGCGCACAAGGCGTCGGTGCTTTCGTTTGTCATGGACGCGGCGCATCCGCACGATATCGGCCAGATTCTTGACGAGGAGGGCGTGGCCGTGCGGGCGGGCCACCATTGCGCCCAGCCTTTGATGGAACGGTTCGACGTGCCGGCCACCGCACGCGCTTCCCTGGCTTTCTACAACACAAAGGAAGAGCTGGACGTGTTCGGCAAGGCCCTCGAACGTGTGAACGAGGTGTTTGGGTAA
- the sufB gene encoding Fe-S cluster assembly protein SufB: MISETTEKTAKSPEYAGSRIERSNREVAELANRTYEHGWVTNIEMETAPLGLNEDVIRLISAKKEEPEWLLEWRLKAFRHWKTMTEPRWANVSYPEIDYQGQRYYAAPKRKSKQLSSLDEVDRELLNTFEKLGIPLEEQKRLVGVAVDAVFDSVSVATTHQEILAKKGIIFCSFSEAVKRHPELVRTYLGSVVPYTDNFFATLNSAVFSDGSFCYIPKGVRCPMDLSTYFRINAADTGQFERTLIVAEEGAFVNYLEGCTAPMRDENQLHAAVVELVALDNATINYSTVQNWFSGDEQGRGGIFNFVTKRGKCLGRNSRISWTQVETGSAITWKYPSCILMGDNSVGEFYSVALSTNYQQADTGTKMIHLGRNTSSTVISKTISAAHGNNSYRGMVKVMPKAENARNYTQCDSLLIGDQCGAHTFPHIEVRNKSASVEHEASTSKISEDQLFYCKQRGIGPEDAISMVINGFCKEVFDHLPMEFAVEATKLLSVSLEGSVG, translated from the coding sequence ATGATATCTGAAACGACTGAGAAGACCGCGAAATCTCCGGAATATGCCGGCAGCCGTATCGAGCGGAGCAATCGGGAGGTCGCGGAATTGGCCAACCGGACCTACGAGCACGGCTGGGTGACCAACATCGAGATGGAGACCGCGCCTTTAGGCCTCAACGAGGACGTCATTCGTCTGATCTCGGCGAAGAAGGAGGAGCCGGAGTGGCTGCTGGAATGGCGCCTGAAGGCGTTCCGCCACTGGAAAACGATGACGGAGCCCCGGTGGGCCAATGTCAGCTATCCCGAGATCGATTATCAGGGCCAGCGGTATTACGCCGCGCCCAAGCGCAAATCGAAACAGTTGAGCAGCCTCGACGAGGTCGACCGCGAGTTGCTCAATACCTTTGAGAAGCTGGGTATCCCGCTGGAAGAGCAGAAGCGCCTGGTCGGCGTGGCCGTTGACGCTGTGTTCGACAGCGTATCCGTGGCCACGACGCACCAGGAGATTCTAGCGAAGAAGGGCATCATCTTCTGCTCGTTTTCGGAGGCCGTGAAGCGCCATCCCGAGCTGGTGCGCACGTATCTGGGCAGCGTGGTGCCTTACACCGACAACTTCTTCGCGACGCTGAATTCGGCCGTCTTCAGCGACGGGTCGTTCTGCTACATTCCAAAAGGCGTGCGTTGCCCGATGGACCTGTCCACCTACTTCCGCATCAACGCGGCGGATACCGGCCAGTTCGAGCGCACCCTTATCGTGGCCGAGGAGGGGGCGTTCGTGAACTACCTCGAAGGCTGCACCGCCCCGATGCGCGACGAGAACCAGCTCCATGCGGCAGTCGTCGAACTGGTGGCTCTCGACAACGCCACCATCAACTACTCGACCGTGCAGAACTGGTTCAGCGGCGACGAACAGGGCCGCGGCGGCATCTTCAACTTCGTGACCAAGCGGGGGAAATGCCTCGGCAGAAACTCCCGCATCTCATGGACCCAGGTCGAGACGGGCTCGGCCATTACCTGGAAGTATCCGAGCTGCATCTTGATGGGCGACAACTCGGTGGGCGAGTTCTATTCGGTCGCGCTGAGCACGAACTACCAGCAGGCGGATACGGGCACGAAAATGATCCATCTGGGCAGGAACACGAGCAGCACGGTCATTTCGAAGACCATCTCGGCCGCGCACGGCAACAACAGCTATCGCGGCATGGTCAAGGTCATGCCGAAGGCCGAGAACGCGCGCAATTACACGCAATGCGATTCGCTCCTGATTGGTGACCAGTGCGGCGCGCACACGTTTCCGCATATTGAAGTGCGCAACAAATCGGCAAGCGTCGAGCACGAAGCTTCGACGTCCAAAATCAGCGAGGACCAGTTGTTCTACTGTAAGCAGCGGGGCATTGGTCCGGAAGACGCCATATCGATGGTTATTAACGGGTTCTGCAAAGAAGTGTTCGACCATCTTCCGATGGAGTTCGCGGTTGAGGCCACAAAGCTGCTGAGCGTGAGCCTCGAAGGGAGTGTAGGGTAA
- the sufD gene encoding Fe-S cluster assembly protein SufD: MTEVAERISDKECCLHAPARRVQDGAPEWLCRLRELGAKRFETLAFPTRKDEEWRFTDVRPILRTAFETPVESCPAAIDTAGIEPHLFKEPGWTELVFVDGFFAPEASRGITGGNLDVRSLAEMAKIDGALASKHLDSLAGESGNVFNALNSAFLLDGAIVHAPRGYAAQTPVHILYVTTGREKDKAAHPRNLIVLDETAELTLIESYVGLTDAPYFNNVVTETVLGDGAVLKRYKVLHEGPQGYHLASMRVHQGTNSVFNSFSAILGGKIARNELNTRLAGEGAAVSLGGLYLAEGSQLIDNAVSIEHASPRCTSRIRYKGVLSDTSHAVFSGKVHVHREAQKTDSNQLNSNLLLSDTATIDTRPILQIFADDVKCTHGATVGQPPRDQIFYFQSRGISEAMARALLTCGFAGEAVDEIPVEPLRTRLHEYIYNRYSPYGRGRTERQ; encoded by the coding sequence ATGACTGAAGTGGCTGAAAGAATCTCGGATAAGGAGTGTTGCCTCCATGCGCCAGCCAGGCGCGTCCAGGATGGGGCGCCCGAGTGGCTTTGCCGTCTGCGCGAATTGGGCGCAAAACGCTTCGAAACCCTGGCATTCCCGACCCGTAAAGACGAAGAGTGGCGGTTCACGGACGTTAGACCCATCCTGCGTACGGCATTCGAGACCCCCGTCGAGTCCTGTCCGGCGGCTATTGACACTGCTGGCATCGAGCCGCATCTGTTCAAAGAACCCGGCTGGACCGAACTGGTATTCGTTGACGGTTTCTTCGCCCCCGAGGCGTCTCGCGGCATAACGGGCGGCAACTTGGACGTACGCAGCCTCGCGGAGATGGCTAAGATCGACGGCGCGCTGGCCAGCAAACACTTGGACAGCCTCGCGGGCGAGTCGGGCAATGTTTTCAACGCCCTGAACTCGGCGTTTCTGTTGGACGGGGCGATCGTTCACGCGCCACGCGGGTATGCGGCGCAAACGCCCGTACACATCCTGTATGTCACCACCGGCAGGGAGAAAGACAAGGCGGCGCACCCTCGCAATCTGATTGTTCTGGACGAGACAGCCGAGCTGACTTTGATCGAAAGCTATGTGGGGCTCACGGACGCGCCCTACTTCAATAACGTGGTAACCGAGACGGTGCTGGGTGATGGGGCGGTGTTGAAACGTTACAAAGTGCTCCACGAAGGCCCGCAGGGCTATCATTTGGCATCGATGCGGGTGCATCAGGGCACGAACAGCGTTTTCAATTCGTTTTCGGCTATCCTGGGCGGCAAGATCGCTCGAAATGAGCTGAATACGCGGCTGGCAGGCGAAGGCGCCGCCGTATCGCTCGGCGGGTTGTATCTCGCCGAGGGCAGCCAGTTGATCGATAACGCGGTGAGCATCGAGCACGCCAGCCCCCGGTGCACGAGCCGGATCCGGTACAAGGGCGTGTTGAGCGATACGTCCCACGCGGTATTCAGCGGCAAAGTCCATGTGCACAGGGAGGCGCAAAAGACCGACTCGAACCAGCTCAACAGCAACTTGCTGTTGTCGGACACAGCCACCATTGACACACGCCCGATTCTGCAGATCTTCGCGGACGACGTAAAGTGCACGCACGGCGCGACGGTCGGCCAGCCTCCCCGAGACCAGATCTTCTATTTCCAGAGCCGGGGCATATCCGAAGCGATGGCGCGGGCGCTGCTCACGTGCGGATTCGCGGGCGAGGCCGTTGACGAAATTCCCGTTGAACCGTTGCGAACGCGCCTGCACGAGTACATTTACAACCGGTACAGCCCGTATGGCCGGGGCCGGACAGAAAGGCAGTAA
- the nadA gene encoding quinolinate synthase NadA, whose translation MTRIFAAQDTQTFEELLEAMRVKLRRLIPDVEIRAKARLAFEINTLKRRLNAIILGHNYMEPALYCSVPDNVGDSLQLARFSAQSNADIIVFCGVKFMAETAKILNPDRMVLIPSLEAGCSLAEGISGDDVKALKRRFPGAPVVSYVNTHAETKAASDYCCTSGNSEAVLRYLLDKGHKHIIFVPDEFLARNTARELGVAFIEGWIPGTEKDLRADTPAVIGWGAHCEVHELFEAEDVDAVKRQFPEAITIAHPECKPGVIEKVDVTGSTKKMVDYVQASHANQFMLFTECSMADNLAAENPDKEMIRLCSHQCPHMALITLEQTLASLQNLQYQVELPEEIIRNAKAPIDNMLAIS comes from the coding sequence ATGACAAGAATATTCGCAGCCCAGGATACGCAGACATTCGAGGAACTGCTCGAGGCCATGCGTGTCAAACTGCGCCGGCTCATACCCGACGTAGAAATTCGGGCAAAAGCCCGGCTGGCGTTCGAGATCAACACCCTCAAGCGCCGGTTGAACGCTATCATCCTCGGGCATAATTACATGGAACCGGCCCTGTATTGTTCGGTACCGGATAACGTGGGAGATTCACTGCAACTGGCGCGATTCTCGGCTCAGTCGAACGCGGATATCATCGTGTTTTGCGGCGTGAAGTTCATGGCTGAAACCGCCAAAATTCTCAATCCCGACCGCATGGTGCTGATCCCCAGCCTCGAAGCGGGCTGCTCGCTGGCCGAGGGCATCAGCGGGGACGATGTCAAGGCCCTCAAGAGACGGTTTCCGGGAGCGCCGGTGGTCAGCTACGTAAATACCCACGCGGAGACCAAAGCCGCGTCGGACTACTGCTGCACGTCAGGGAATTCGGAGGCGGTCCTCAGATACCTGCTCGACAAGGGGCACAAGCACATCATCTTCGTGCCGGACGAGTTCCTGGCGCGCAATACGGCGCGCGAACTGGGCGTCGCGTTCATAGAGGGCTGGATTCCAGGAACGGAGAAGGATTTGCGCGCCGACACCCCCGCGGTCATCGGCTGGGGCGCGCATTGCGAAGTGCATGAACTTTTCGAGGCTGAAGACGTGGACGCCGTGAAACGGCAGTTCCCCGAAGCCATCACGATCGCCCATCCCGAGTGCAAACCGGGCGTCATCGAAAAGGTGGACGTGACGGGCAGCACGAAGAAGATGGTCGACTATGTCCAGGCATCACATGCCAATCAGTTCATGTTGTTTACGGAATGCAGCATGGCCGACAATCTGGCCGCGGAGAATCCCGACAAGGAGATGATCCGGCTCTGCAGCCACCAGTGCCCGCACATGGCGCTGATTACGCTTGAGCAAACGCTGGCCTCGCTCCAGAACCTTCAGTACCAGGTGGAACTGCCCGAGGAAATCATCAGAAACGCAAAAGCTCCTATTGACAACATGCTGGCCATTTCCTGA
- a CDS encoding cytochrome ubiquinol oxidase subunit I has translation MQLDVYTLSRLQFALTVMFHYIFPPLTIGLGWLMVIMEGMYLKTGDREYDAIARFWTGIFALVFTMGAATGIVMEFQFGTNWSAYSRFVGDVFGPALAAEGIFAFFLESAFLAVLVFGWDRVSPKMHFFSTCMVSLGAVLSSVWIVVANSWQQTPAGFVFNEELNRAEITSFWGMVFNPSTVHRLVHVWIGAGILGAFFVLSIASYYILKGRHNGMAKKMFKVALALGTFMSLAALGSGHLQAKNVGATQPTKLAAFEGLYKTPDEGKGAPLYLFGIPNNETKTVDFGLAVPGALSFLMYESFTKPVTGLDQFPEEDWPPVNITFQTYHIMISLGMFFIGITLLACFFWWRGTLFETRWLLWLFVFAVAGPFIANEFGWCAAELGRQPWIVWGMLRTEEAFSPAVSAGQVLFSILMFALLYCMMFMVWLFVMDKKIRKGPELSGTEGSPKPVVHDAAAKPAVPMMDAGNGPQPDESQER, from the coding sequence ATGCAACTTGATGTTTATACGTTATCCCGTCTCCAGTTCGCCCTTACCGTGATGTTCCACTACATATTCCCTCCCCTTACCATCGGTTTGGGGTGGCTGATGGTCATCATGGAAGGAATGTACCTGAAGACGGGCGACCGCGAATATGACGCCATTGCACGGTTCTGGACAGGCATCTTCGCGCTCGTATTCACGATGGGCGCCGCTACCGGCATTGTGATGGAGTTTCAGTTTGGGACCAACTGGTCGGCCTACTCGAGGTTTGTGGGCGATGTCTTCGGCCCGGCGCTTGCCGCGGAGGGCATTTTCGCGTTTTTCCTCGAATCGGCTTTCCTGGCGGTGCTGGTGTTTGGCTGGGACCGGGTCTCCCCGAAGATGCACTTCTTCTCGACGTGCATGGTGTCCCTGGGAGCAGTGCTTTCCTCGGTGTGGATCGTCGTGGCCAATTCGTGGCAGCAAACCCCCGCGGGATTCGTTTTCAACGAGGAGCTCAATCGGGCCGAAATCACCAGTTTCTGGGGAATGGTGTTTAATCCATCGACTGTGCACCGGCTGGTGCACGTCTGGATCGGGGCGGGGATTCTGGGGGCCTTTTTCGTGTTGAGCATCGCATCGTACTACATCCTCAAGGGGCGGCATAACGGAATGGCGAAGAAGATGTTCAAGGTTGCGCTGGCACTCGGGACATTCATGTCGCTGGCCGCGCTGGGCTCAGGCCACCTGCAAGCGAAGAACGTCGGCGCCACACAGCCGACGAAGTTGGCCGCCTTCGAAGGGCTATACAAGACCCCGGACGAGGGGAAGGGCGCGCCGCTCTACTTGTTTGGCATCCCCAATAACGAAACCAAGACCGTGGACTTCGGCCTCGCCGTGCCGGGCGCGCTGAGTTTTCTGATGTACGAGAGTTTTACGAAGCCGGTAACCGGACTCGACCAGTTTCCCGAGGAGGATTGGCCGCCGGTAAACATCACGTTTCAAACCTACCACATCATGATTTCATTGGGCATGTTCTTTATTGGCATCACCCTGCTGGCATGTTTTTTCTGGTGGCGGGGCACGCTATTCGAGACGCGCTGGCTGCTGTGGCTGTTTGTGTTCGCGGTGGCGGGACCCTTCATCGCGAACGAGTTCGGATGGTGCGCGGCGGAACTGGGACGGCAGCCGTGGATCGTTTGGGGCATGTTGCGAACGGAAGAGGCTTTCTCTCCTGCCGTAAGCGCGGGTCAAGTACTGTTTTCGATTCTGATGTTCGCCCTTCTTTATTGCATGATGTTTATGGTGTGGTTGTTTGTTATGGACAAGAAGATACGCAAGGGTCCGGAGCTTTCCGGGACCGAGGGGAGTCCGAAGCCGGTCGTGCATGACGCGGCGGCGAAACCGGCAGTCCCGATGATGGACGCCGGGAACGGACCTCAACCGGACGAATCGCAGGAAAGGTAA
- the sufC gene encoding Fe-S cluster assembly ATPase SufC: MLEISNLHAKVEDIQILKGVDLKVNAGEVHAIMGPNGSGKSTLAQVLAGHEQYEVTEGEVTFLKENLLELPTEERARLGLFLAFQYPVDIPGVTNAYFLHAALNEIRKSHGQEELDAMDFRHLLHERMELVAIEPAFAERPVNDGFSGGEKKRNEILQMAVLEPKLAILDETDSGLDIDALRIVADGVNKMRGPERSMIVVTHYQRLLDYIVPDFVHVMYQGRIVRSDGKELALELEEKGYEWVREELAAARTAG, translated from the coding sequence ATGCTCGAAATCAGTAATCTGCATGCGAAGGTCGAAGACATCCAAATCCTCAAGGGTGTCGACCTGAAAGTGAACGCGGGCGAAGTGCACGCAATCATGGGCCCGAACGGCTCGGGCAAAAGCACGCTGGCGCAGGTGTTGGCCGGCCACGAGCAGTACGAGGTAACCGAGGGGGAAGTCACGTTCCTCAAAGAGAACCTGCTCGAGCTGCCCACGGAAGAGCGTGCGCGTTTGGGATTGTTCCTCGCGTTTCAGTACCCGGTCGATATCCCCGGCGTCACGAACGCGTATTTCCTTCATGCCGCGCTCAACGAGATCCGCAAGAGCCACGGCCAGGAAGAACTCGACGCCATGGACTTCCGCCATCTGCTCCACGAGAGAATGGAGCTGGTGGCGATCGAGCCGGCGTTCGCGGAGCGGCCCGTAAATGACGGGTTCTCAGGCGGCGAGAAGAAACGAAACGAGATCCTCCAGATGGCGGTCCTCGAACCCAAACTCGCTATCCTGGACGAGACGGATTCCGGCCTGGACATCGATGCGCTGCGGATCGTCGCGGACGGGGTCAACAAAATGCGAGGCCCCGAACGGTCGATGATCGTCGTGACGCACTACCAGCGGCTTCTGGACTACATCGTTCCCGATTTCGTTCACGTGATGTATCAAGGGAGAATTGTTCGCTCGGACGGTAAAGAACTGGCGCTTGAACTCGAAGAAAAGGGCTACGAGTGGGTGCGTGAGGAGTTGGCTGCCGCCCGTACCGCGGGTTAG
- a CDS encoding CehA/McbA family metallohydrolase, translating into MDIAIRHPYRTGHFQWLKGNLHTHTTNSDGARTPEDCVKAYAGRGYDFLMISDHDRFTNPEGLDGNGMVLIPGYEITANGPHILHVNGRSCLKPVEDRQAVLDAVGQAGGFAIMCHPNWEEHFNHCPQEKLASWTGYVGLEICNGVCVWAEGSGLALDRWDMLLSAGRVVWGYATDDTHKVHTEGNAWTVVQAVERSVEGVVDALVHGRCYASTGVTIETIEVKDDTVRVVAPRADRIDVLGDFQRLAAKHRGPEACFRFSEEDIYSYVRFECHGPEGAMAWTQPFFVEIG; encoded by the coding sequence GTGGATATTGCGATACGTCATCCCTACCGCACGGGGCACTTCCAGTGGTTGAAAGGCAATCTGCACACGCACACCACGAACAGCGACGGCGCGCGAACCCCTGAAGATTGCGTGAAGGCCTATGCCGGGAGGGGGTATGACTTCCTCATGATAAGCGACCACGACCGTTTCACTAATCCGGAAGGGCTGGACGGAAACGGCATGGTTTTAATCCCCGGCTATGAGATTACGGCGAACGGCCCCCATATTCTCCATGTGAACGGGCGAAGCTGCCTGAAGCCGGTCGAGGATCGCCAGGCGGTTCTGGATGCCGTCGGCCAGGCGGGCGGTTTCGCCATCATGTGCCATCCCAACTGGGAGGAGCACTTCAATCATTGCCCCCAGGAAAAGCTCGCGTCGTGGACCGGCTATGTGGGGCTGGAGATCTGCAACGGCGTGTGCGTCTGGGCCGAAGGAAGCGGCCTGGCATTAGACCGTTGGGACATGCTGCTCTCGGCCGGCCGCGTGGTATGGGGTTACGCCACGGACGACACTCACAAGGTCCATACGGAAGGGAATGCGTGGACAGTGGTGCAGGCCGTCGAGCGGTCTGTCGAAGGGGTAGTTGACGCCCTCGTGCACGGCCGCTGTTACGCCAGCACCGGCGTGACCATCGAAACCATCGAGGTAAAGGACGATACGGTCCGGGTCGTTGCGCCACGCGCGGACCGAATAGATGTTCTCGGGGATTTTCAGCGGTTGGCGGCCAAACACCGCGGCCCGGAAGCTTGCTTCCGGTTCTCGGAAGAAGATATATACTCGTATGTGCGGTTCGAGTGCCACGGCCCTGAAGGCGCCATGGCGTGGACACAGCCTTTCTTCGTTGAGATTGGGTGA
- a CDS encoding SUF system NifU family Fe-S cluster assembly protein: protein MQQTNRALYEEVILEHNRKPRNFHSMEDAARKIEGHNPLCGDHFTVYLKLEGDVISDISFEGKGCAISKSSASLMTTLLKGKTVRDAENLFVQFHRMVTSNPDAPIDEKAIGKLAVFSGVREFPVRIKCATLSWHAVLSALRGAGEAVTTE, encoded by the coding sequence ATGCAGCAGACCAACCGCGCCCTGTACGAAGAGGTCATCCTCGAGCACAACCGGAAACCACGGAATTTCCATTCCATGGAAGACGCGGCTCGGAAAATCGAGGGGCACAATCCCCTTTGTGGAGACCATTTCACCGTGTATCTGAAACTCGAGGGAGATGTCATCTCGGACATTTCATTTGAGGGCAAGGGCTGCGCCATCTCGAAATCGTCTGCTTCCCTCATGACGACGCTGTTGAAAGGCAAAACCGTTCGAGATGCCGAGAACCTGTTTGTCCAGTTCCACCGGATGGTCACGTCGAATCCGGACGCGCCCATTGATGAAAAGGCCATAGGCAAACTGGCGGTTTTTTCGGGCGTTCGCGAGTTTCCTGTTCGTATCAAGTGCGCGACGCTCTCCTGGCACGCGGTGCTCAGTGCATTGCGGGGCGCCGGCGAGGCTGTAACAACGGAGTAG
- the larA gene encoding nickel-dependent lactate racemase, translated as MHSDDVVRIAYGKGSIPLRIDPARARWHIVVPRHVPALRNPKEHFQAGCAKPIGSPPLSEIIRPNDRVVITTSDGTRPVPNRLLLPWLLDRLPVAPENVTLVIGTGSHRPNTPEELENMLGAEVLRRVRVVNHDAYDPAGNIRVGESAAGHPVSLNRLYAEADKRVAAGFIEPHFFAGFSGGPKAVAPGLASIETILGLHSYGLVADPRSTWGVLEENPMHAAIREAAACCPPDFLVNVTLNAEKEITGIFCGDYLEAHRAGCGRAAADAMAAAPALCPLVITSNSGFPLDQNLYQTVKGISAAARVCSEGGRIVVASECADGVPDHGNFARLMAQTKTPQALLAWLKAQPAPILDQWQAQVLADILQRCCVSIYSSLPARDAERCMLLPLSNLQACVDAELAALGNGVDVAVLPHGPITIPFVEA; from the coding sequence ATGCATTCCGACGACGTCGTCCGCATCGCTTATGGCAAAGGGTCCATCCCGCTGCGCATTGACCCCGCGCGCGCCCGTTGGCATATCGTCGTGCCCCGTCATGTGCCCGCGCTTCGCAATCCGAAGGAGCACTTCCAGGCGGGGTGCGCGAAACCTATCGGGTCCCCCCCACTCTCCGAAATTATCCGGCCAAACGACCGCGTCGTGATCACTACCTCTGACGGAACGCGTCCGGTACCCAATCGCCTGCTGTTGCCCTGGCTGCTCGACCGCCTGCCCGTTGCGCCGGAGAATGTCACGCTGGTCATAGGCACGGGCAGCCACCGCCCCAACACCCCGGAAGAACTGGAGAACATGCTGGGAGCGGAGGTCCTGCGCCGGGTTCGCGTCGTCAATCACGATGCCTATGACCCGGCGGGCAATATCCGCGTGGGCGAGTCCGCGGCAGGGCATCCGGTCTCACTGAACCGCCTGTATGCCGAGGCCGACAAACGCGTCGCAGCCGGATTCATCGAGCCTCACTTCTTCGCGGGATTTTCGGGTGGGCCGAAAGCGGTCGCGCCGGGCCTGGCCTCCATCGAGACGATCCTGGGATTGCACAGCTACGGCCTGGTGGCGGACCCTCGAAGCACCTGGGGCGTCCTCGAGGAAAACCCGATGCACGCGGCAATTCGCGAAGCGGCGGCGTGTTGCCCGCCAGATTTCCTGGTCAACGTAACGCTGAATGCTGAAAAAGAGATCACCGGCATATTCTGCGGAGATTACCTTGAAGCGCACCGGGCGGGATGTGGACGGGCCGCGGCAGACGCCATGGCCGCCGCGCCAGCCCTGTGCCCCCTCGTGATCACCTCGAACAGCGGGTTTCCGCTCGACCAGAACCTGTACCAGACGGTGAAGGGCATCTCGGCGGCGGCCCGCGTGTGTTCGGAGGGAGGCCGTATCGTCGTCGCGAGCGAGTGCGCCGACGGGGTTCCAGACCATGGCAATTTCGCGCGGCTCATGGCCCAGACAAAGACGCCGCAAGCGCTTTTAGCATGGCTCAAGGCACAACCGGCGCCCATTCTCGACCAGTGGCAGGCTCAGGTGCTGGCGGACATTCTGCAGCGGTGTTGTGTGTCCATCTATTCGTCATTGCCGGCCCGGGACGCTGAACGATGCATGCTGTTGCCTTTGTCGAATCTTCAAGCGTGCGTCGATGCCGAGCTTGCGGCGCTTGGGAACGGCGTGGATGTAGCCGTACTGCCCCATGGCCCCATCACGATACCCTTCGTGGAGGCGTGA
- a CDS encoding DUF1858 domain-containing protein, whose product MAETDKTQPAAAAREPNAASNFHLDMPIAEAIQIHPRVREVFAAFHLGGCAHCALGQFETIGQVCAGYGVDPDALLDVLESLVQEEPESQG is encoded by the coding sequence ATGGCCGAGACAGACAAGACCCAGCCCGCGGCAGCAGCCAGGGAACCGAATGCCGCAAGCAACTTCCATCTGGATATGCCCATCGCCGAAGCGATTCAGATACATCCTCGCGTGCGGGAAGTATTCGCGGCGTTTCATCTTGGAGGCTGCGCCCACTGCGCGCTGGGGCAGTTTGAGACCATCGGGCAGGTGTGCGCCGGTTACGGCGTGGATCCGGATGCCTTGCTCGACGTTTTGGAGAGTCTTGTCCAGGAAGAGCCCGAGTCGCAGGGATAA